AAGAGTTTTTCATAACCTTCACGCAGTTTGAATCGGTTTCACACGACCAACCGTTATCTTTATCATAAGAAGGTCTAGCCGCGTCATTTTTTACCGAATTTGATTGAAAGCTGGCCGGCGGTAAGGCAGCGGGTATTTTTTGTTGGTTTTTTATTAGCATAACATAACCACCCAGCAACAATAAAAAGATGGCTACTATGATTGTTGCTTTTGTTAAATTTTTCATAATGTTGAGTATTATTAGCTTTCTAATCTCTTCCTAACGGCTTCGGAATAAGCGAAGTGGCCGGAGGCATCCCGCCATCAGGCGGGAGGCCGGAAGGGCATTTCGCGTATTCCGAGTTAGGCGATGTCGCGAGCGGAGCGAGCGGCGAGCCTGACGAGGAAGAATTCCGAAGCCGTTAGGCCGAAAGGAAAGCGAGCGACAGCGAGCGATTTCGGCCTAACGTATCCGAATATGAGAAGTTTTTGCCCGCCTCCTTATTATATTATAATTGAAGAAAAGGGCAAAAATTTGGGTAAAAAATGAAATTCAAGTCCATAATTATATAAAAGAGAATTTCATTTTTTCCTCATATTCGGTGTTGTGCGATGTAAATTTTTTATCTCGTTGTTTATTGTACTAAATCTTAATGTTACTAAAAGAAAATTTGATTTTTTCGTTTTGTTTCAAAAAAAGAGGGGTAGGGGTGAATTTTTTTGAAACAAAACTCCTCAGCGTATTTCTTTTTTAGATGATTCCAGCTTTTTTACTCTATCGTTTGTTAAAAGCGATTTCATCTGAATAATTGCAGTATTATTTAATTTCAAAATTCTATCTTTCTGCGAAAGTCCTTCGCGAATTAATAATGCGTTTATACTTTCAAGATTAGACAAAACTACCAACTGCTCAATTGAAGCATAATCTCGAATATTTCCTTTTAACTTTGGATTCTTATCTCGCCACATTTTGGCGGTTATCCCGAATAGGGCAACATTGAGCAAATCCGCTTCATCGGCATATTTCATATTAACCTGTTCTTTCGTTAATTCATGTGGAATTAGCTTTTCTTTTATGGCATCGGTATGAATTTTGTAATTGATTTTTGCCAGCGTTCTTTGAAGATTCCATTCAAGCTTCAAACGGCTATTTTCATCTTGTTTAAGCCGCTGGAATTCAACTAATAAATATAGCTTGAATTCCGCGCTTACCCAGGAAGCGAACTCAAACGCAATATCTATATGCGCGAAAGTGCCGCCTCCATATCTTCCAGATTTTGAAATTAAACCAATGGCATGTGTCTTTTCTATCCATTTTTGCGGCGGCAACACAAAAGAATTGGCTCCAGCTTCATTTTTAAACTGGTCGAATTCGACCAGTTTAAAAACAGGATTATGCAGTCTTTCCCAAAGTCCTAGAAAATCAATCGTGCCACGAGTTCTCATCCAATTTTTTACGACATCGGCTGGAAATGCCGGGTTTTTGTGTCGCGCTATATCGGTCAAAGAAATATAATCACTATTATTTTTAGTAAAAGTGACTATTTCTATGCCTTCAACTTTTATTTTTTGTTTCTTTGCCATAAAGTATTAAGTTAGATTGAATTTAACTTAATTTTACCATATTTTTTATTTTTTAAAAAAGAGGGTTGCTACAACTTTAATCCAAGTTTATATTTTCCATTAAATCTTGCAAATTCATAATCTTCACCAGTAAACATCCTTGCGAAAACAGTTAATCTTTTTAACTCTGTCAAGAAATCTCTGCCGAATGTCTCTTTAAATAAAGATACTATTTCTTTATTTTCCATAATCCTTTCTCCTTCGATAAAGCCTCTTTTTAAGGCATTCCAAATTTGATCTTTCGGAAGTTTATTTTTTATGGCCAACTTCTTAATTATCGCATCGACTAACGTAACTTCAACACTGTAAGTAAATTTTTCCGGATTTATTTTTCTATTCCTTCTGTATAATTCCTTTTCTTCGTTTGACCAGCCAGAACTATTTAAATACTTTTCCAATATTTCTCTTGCTATTTTTTCAGTTACACCCTCATTAAATAAACCAAAATCATTGTTATGATAGCCAGACTGAATTTCTTTCGCATGCGCCTTATGATGACCAGATGGTTCCAGACCGACGCAAATATTTTTACTTATAGCATGAGCTTCTTCGTGTACGATAGTATGTAACATGTTCATTTCTTCAGTTCCGTAGGTTTCAGCCAGTCTCTCATAATAATATTTTTTTTCTGACTCTGGAGATGTGGGAATTGAACCAGGCGCCCTAAGCTTTATTAAATTATACTTACCGTCGTAATTACTATATGTTGCTTCGCTTGAAATAATTTTTTCAGGCCATATAAAATTACTTCTGTCTGCTGTAATTCCACATTTTTTTTCTAATTCAGAAAATAGGTCGCGCAATAAATTAAAATCTATTTTATCAAAAAAACTTTCCCATTCGGGTAGGTTTTGTCGTCCCCACATTTCAACAAAATCGTCAATAAATTTTTGTTCTCTATTCCTAACTTGTTCTTCGGGTTCCGCAATATCCTTTTCCAAAAAAATTTCTCGTTGATTTGGAATTTTTTCCATAATATTTTTGAAAATAGGAAATTAATCCGTTTTTTCTGCGATTCCAGGAGCAGAAAAAACACCTTTTACCCCTCTATAAAATAAATAAAAAATCAAATTTTCGTCGTGGTTCAATGCACAAAACCTGAAATTACACCCAAGATAAAAAATTTATTTCACTTAACGGCTTCGGAATAAGCGAAGTGGCCGGAGGCATCCCGCCATCAGGCGGGAGGCCGGAAGGGCATTTCGCGTATTCCGAGTTAGGCGATGTCGCGAGCGGAGCGAGCGGCGAGCCTGACGAGGAAGAATTCCGAAGCCGTTAGGCCGAAAGGAAAGCGAGCGACAGCGAGCGATTTCGGCCTAACGTATCGGGATAAGCGAAGTTCGCTTTCCGGGTTTATTGCTTTTAGCTTAACAATAAAAATGGCTAATGTAAATGCACTTATCGTGGAATACGGACTAACAAAGGGAAGCGAATTTGGGAGAAGAAATTTTTCTTTCCTTAGCGTAAAAAATTTAAAAAACGAAAAATTTCTGAACCGCTTATCCCGTGTTAGACGACCCGAAGGGCTTGAGTTTCATTTTTAATAAAATGATTTTTTGGCTTGATTATAATTATCCTTTATGCTATTGTCATATGTCTTCCAATAAACTCGAAAGGGGGTGAGTACATTCATGGAGGAAGGGCGTATCGCAGTGATTACAGTGGAATTCGTTAATCCCGATGAGCTAAAGAGAAGGGGTGAAGACGAATCTTTGAAGAAACGGGGATGCCTCGGAACAGGAGGGCTGGGAAAATACATACCACTTCTCGCTGACTTTCCCGCGGACGTCAAAAGTGCGGTTCTTTTTACCAAAAAGCAATAGATACTCCAATCAGGGCAAAAAAGCCGAAGACCAGACCGTAAATCTGGTCTTTTTTTTATTAAAAAATTATTTTATTAAAAATGAAATTTCGGCCTAACGTTTCCGAATATCGGAAGTTGCCGAAGCGTAGCGAAGGCAATTTGCGAAAAGTCCGAGCCGAGGACTTTTCCCGATATTCGGTGTTAGGCGAGGGTTCTTTTGCCCTTCCTTATTGTAATTATACAAAAGAAAGGGGCAAAAGAAAGCGCAGCGACCCCTTGAGTTTTCTTTAAAAATATTTTTGCTTAAATGGTTGGGTGGCCGCCTGTCGAAGGAAGCCACCCTGTGATCTTACCAAAATTTGGAGCCCTCCAGGTTTTTCTTTTCTTTATACAGCTTCTTTAATTCTGCTTCACGCACTTCTTCTCCTGTGAGGCTCTCATAATGAGCAATTTTTTGGTTCGTCTCGATAATGCGCTTGTTATTGGTTGAATTTGCGAGCCATACTATAAGCACGCATAACATCACAAATACCAGAAAGGCGCCGGAGTAAAGTTTCGCTTCCTTTTTATCCACTTTCATAATGTCCTCCAGTTGGGGTTGGTTTATCGAAAAAAAGCAAAAATATTTTTAAAGAAAATTTCGCATAACGGCTTCGGAATAAGCGAAGTGGCCGGAGGCATCCCGCCATCAGGCGGGAGGCCGGAAGGGCATTTCGCGTATTCCGAGTTAGGCGATGTCGCGAGCGGAGCGAGCGGCGAGCCTGACGAGGAAGAATTCCGAAGCCGTTAGGCCGAAAGGAAAGCGAGCGACAGCGAGCGATTTCGGCCTAACTCGTCGTAAGACGAATAGTTGGGTAAATAATATTAGAAAATTGTATCTTATGCGTAATTATGGTAACATTCTGATATACTGACGGGCTACTTAAATGTTAGCATAAAAATAATGGATGTAAAAGAACTCTTGGCTAAAATTGAAGAAGAGTTAAAGCTGAGGAATTACTCAAAAAAAACGATTAAGAGCTATATTGCGTGCTTAAACGATTATTTTAAATTTATTAAAATCGTTACGAAAGATCCCGACTTGGCCGCGATAAAAAAATTTCTCTTAGAAAAGCAGGACAGGGGACTTGCTCCGCAGACTATTAACCTTTACTTATACGCGGTAAAATACTTTTACTCGGAAATTACTAAGTGCCCGCGTAAAATAAATATTAAATTCGCAAAAACTTCAAAAAAATTGCCGATTGTGCTATCCAGAAGTGAAATAGAAGGCTTGATAAACTGTTTGACAAATAGAAAGCATAAATTACTTATCGCCTTAGCTTACGGTGCGGGGCTAAGGTTAAGCGAGACATCCGCTTTAAAAATCAAGGACTTGGACTTAAAAGAACTAACCCTCCATCTAAAAGGCGCGAAAGGCAACCGGGACCGGATTACGATTGTTCCGGAAAAGTTAGTGCCGAAAATTTCCGAACTTATTGCCTTAAGGGATAAAAATGAGTATATTTTTTTAAGTAACCAGGGCGGAAAACTGTCCAGCCGGGCTTTGCAAAAAGTATTTGAAAAAGCGCTAAAGAGTGCTAAAATTGAAAAAGACGCTACTTTCCATAGTCTAAGACATAGCTTTGCCACCCATCTTTTAGAAAACGGCGTGGACGTGCGCTTTGTCCAGGAACTTTTGGGCCATAAAAATATAAGGACCACGCAATTATACACGAAAGTTACCAACCCGATTTTAAAAAATATAAAAAGTCCTCTAACATAGTATGGATTTCTCTAAAATAAAAAAAATTTACATGATCGGGATCAAGGGCACCGGCATGGCGGCTTTGGGGCAGTACTTGTCGGAAAAAGGATTTGAAGTGATTGGATCTGACACAGCTGAAAATTACTCTACGACTGCTGACACTTTAAAAAACTCTAAGATTAAAGTGATTGATGGATTTGATGAAAAAAATATTCCTTCTGACGCCGGCCTGATAATTTATTCTACCGCCTATAATGCCGAGCGGAATGTCGAAGTGGCAAAAGCTTTGTCTGGAAAAATAAAAACCCTGACTTACCCGGAAGCTTTGGGCGCGGTTTTTAATTCGTCTTACGGCATTGCCGTGGCTGGAAGCCATGGAAAAACTACGACTACCGCCTGGCTCGGATTTGTCGCCCGCGAGGCCGGAATGGAGCCGAGCGTCATGAACGGAAGTTTTGTCCCGCAATTCGGCGGCAATAGTTTAGCAGGGAAGTCGGATTACCTGATAGTTGAGGTGGATGAGTACCAAAACAAATTACAGCACTATAATCCCAAAGCGGTATTACTAAATAACATCGACTACGACCATCCGGATTTTTTTCCTGATCCCGAGTCTTACGAAAAAGTCTTTATAGATTTTATAAAAAAAATTCCGAAGAAAGGCTTTTTAGTCGCCAATTTTGACGACTCGGTTATTAAAAAAGTCGCCCGGGTAAATTGCCAGGGCAAGATCATCACCTATGCCTTAGAAAACTCCGAAGCGGATTTTATTGCTTATGATATTAGGACGCAGGGCGATAAACAATATTTTAAAGTCAAAGCCCGGTTTAATAATAAAGACGCGGAGCACGGGATTGACAGCGCCGAAGAATTGGGAGACTTTTCTACGAGCCTGATGGGACAACACAATATTTATAACGGCCTGGCGGTTATTGCCGCGTCAATTGAATTAGGGCTGGATCTCCATAAAATCCGCGAATATTTGGGAGAATTTAAGGGTACGGCCCGGCGGATGGAACTCTTGGGCCAATTTAACGGCGCGGACATTTATGACGATTACGCCCATCACCCGACTGAAATAAAAACAACGCTTCTTGGCTTAAAAGAATCGCAGGCGGATAAAAATTTAGTGGTAGTATTCCATCCGCACACTTTTACGCGGACCAAAGCGCTTTTGGATGATTTTGCCAAAGCTTTTGGTTCGGCGGACGAGCTTATCGTATTGGACATATACGGAAGCGCCCGGGAAAAGCAAGGAGGCGTGCATACGACCGAGCTGATTGAAAAAATAAAAAATGAGAATCTGGCCAGCCAGGATGCGGGACACGACACCGGGCGTGAAGAACAGGTAATTAAATACATTCCTGCCTTGGAAGAATGTGAAAAATACTTGCGCGCTCGCTTAAGGCGCGGCGACTTATGCGTTTTAATGGGCGCCGGCGACGTTTTTAGGATTGGTGAAAATCTATTGAAAGACATTTAATTTGGACGAAAATATTGCCCATGAGGCCATGTTGTTGCAGAATCATGATGTTATAAGACCATGACTATGGAAAAAATCATAAAAATCCAAAAAAACATTCCTTTAGCGCCGTTCACCACTTTTAAAATCGGCGGCCCGGCTAAATTTTTTATTGAAGTAAAAGCTAAAGCCGAATTGGTAAGTGCCATTGCCTGGGCAAAAGAAAAGAAGGAAAAAATTTTTATTGTCGGCGGCGGGAGCAATATGCTGGTGAATGACCAAGGCGTGGACGGATTGGTGATTCGGTTGGCTAACGAGTCTATGAGCATAAATAAAAACACGATAATTGCCGGAGCCGGCGTCAGCTTGGCAAAAATTTTAAAGGCTGCCGCGGAAAAAGGTTTGTCCGGAATGGAATGGACGGCCGGGATTCCAAAGGCGACAATCGGCGGAGCAGTCCGGGGGAATGCCGAAGCCTTTAGCTCGCCAATCGGAAAAATCGTGAAGATAGTAGAAATTTTTGATATTAGAAAAAATAAGTTTGCCGCGCTAAAACAAAAAGACTGCCAGTTCAAATACCGGGATAGTATTTTTAAAAAGAAAGACAATTATATAATCTGGGAAGCGAAACTCGCGCTAAAAAAATCCAACCCGGAAAAAGTGAAAAAGCAAATGATAGAAAATCTAAAATTCCGGCAAGCCATGCCGAAACTTCCTTCAGCCGGAAGCGTCTTTAAAAATATCCCCTTAAAAGATATTAAACGAGCCAGGCCGGAATTAGCGGCTAAATTAAAGGCTCTGGGCAATGCGCGGTTAGGGAATATCGGCGCTGGACTGGTAATTGATAAAATCCTTGATCTAAAAGGAAAAAAAATCGGCGGGGCTATGATTTCCCTAGAGCATGGTAATTTCATTATTAATACGGGAAAAGCC
The Patescibacteria group bacterium genome window above contains:
- a CDS encoding KilA-N domain-containing protein, translated to MAKKQKIKVEGIEIVTFTKNNSDYISLTDIARHKNPAFPADVVKNWMRTRGTIDFLGLWERLHNPVFKLVEFDQFKNEAGANSFVLPPQKWIEKTHAIGLISKSGRYGGGTFAHIDIAFEFASWVSAEFKLYLLVEFQRLKQDENSRLKLEWNLQRTLAKINYKIHTDAIKEKLIPHELTKEQVNMKYADEADLLNVALFGITAKMWRDKNPKLKGNIRDYASIEQLVVLSNLESINALLIREGLSQKDRILKLNNTAIIQMKSLLTNDRVKKLESSKKEIR
- the xerA gene encoding site-specific tyrosine recombinase/integron integrase, which gives rise to MDVKELLAKIEEELKLRNYSKKTIKSYIACLNDYFKFIKIVTKDPDLAAIKKFLLEKQDRGLAPQTINLYLYAVKYFYSEITKCPRKINIKFAKTSKKLPIVLSRSEIEGLINCLTNRKHKLLIALAYGAGLRLSETSALKIKDLDLKELTLHLKGAKGNRDRITIVPEKLVPKISELIALRDKNEYIFLSNQGGKLSSRALQKVFEKALKSAKIEKDATFHSLRHSFATHLLENGVDVRFVQELLGHKNIRTTQLYTKVTNPILKNIKSPLT
- the murC gene encoding UDP-N-acetylmuramate--L-alanine ligase, which codes for MDFSKIKKIYMIGIKGTGMAALGQYLSEKGFEVIGSDTAENYSTTADTLKNSKIKVIDGFDEKNIPSDAGLIIYSTAYNAERNVEVAKALSGKIKTLTYPEALGAVFNSSYGIAVAGSHGKTTTTAWLGFVAREAGMEPSVMNGSFVPQFGGNSLAGKSDYLIVEVDEYQNKLQHYNPKAVLLNNIDYDHPDFFPDPESYEKVFIDFIKKIPKKGFLVANFDDSVIKKVARVNCQGKIITYALENSEADFIAYDIRTQGDKQYFKVKARFNNKDAEHGIDSAEELGDFSTSLMGQHNIYNGLAVIAASIELGLDLHKIREYLGEFKGTARRMELLGQFNGADIYDDYAHHPTEIKTTLLGLKESQADKNLVVVFHPHTFTRTKALLDDFAKAFGSADELIVLDIYGSAREKQGGVHTTELIEKIKNENLASQDAGHDTGREEQVIKYIPALEECEKYLRARLRRGDLCVLMGAGDVFRIGENLLKDI
- the murB gene encoding UDP-N-acetylmuramate dehydrogenase, which translates into the protein MEKIIKIQKNIPLAPFTTFKIGGPAKFFIEVKAKAELVSAIAWAKEKKEKIFIVGGGSNMLVNDQGVDGLVIRLANESMSINKNTIIAGAGVSLAKILKAAAEKGLSGMEWTAGIPKATIGGAVRGNAEAFSSPIGKIVKIVEIFDIRKNKFAALKQKDCQFKYRDSIFKKKDNYIIWEAKLALKKSNPEKVKKQMIENLKFRQAMPKLPSAGSVFKNIPLKDIKRARPELAAKLKALGNARLGNIGAGLVIDKILDLKGKKIGGAMISLEHGNFIINTGKATAEDIVNLICVIKQKARNKLNLKLEEEIKYLGFE